Below is a window of Candidatus Bathyarchaeota archaeon DNA.
AAATAATGATTCCTGTTTGGAATCCGGGGAAATAATGGAGGCTTACCGCTACTGTTATTCGAAGTTGAAGAAGCTCTTGATTCTTTCTTCCAGTTCTCTGGAGGCCGGGGTGTTTCGCTGCCGGGGTCTGGGATTGGAAACCTCGATTATGCTTTTTATATGGGCGGGGCGTTTCGAAAATACGATGATGCGGTCAGCGAGATATATAGCCTCGTTGGGGTCATGGGTAATCCACACCAGCCCCATCTTTTTTTGCAGCCATATGTTCACAATCTCGTCCTGTAACTCTTCACGCGTGCGGATGTCCAGCCCAGTCAACGGTTCGTCCATCAGCAGAATCTGCGGTTTGGC
It encodes the following:
- a CDS encoding ABC transporter ATP-binding protein — its product is VMFQEPRLLPWRNTRDNVRLHFELNADKITPQDEEAVDNALALVGLSDFTRAFPRELSGGMKQRVALARTLAAKPQILLMDEPLTGLDIRTREELQDEIVNIWLQKKMGLVWITHDPNEAIYLADRIIVFSKRPAHIKSIIEVSNPRPRQRNTPASRELEERIKSFFNFE